A DNA window from Onychostoma macrolepis isolate SWU-2019 chromosome 13, ASM1243209v1, whole genome shotgun sequence contains the following coding sequences:
- the ccsapb gene encoding centriole, cilia and spindle-associated protein isoform X2, with protein MVTKRIRSEYMKKFKDPKWDTYAKCYEDLLKYRLSRRLLEQAHNPWFWGEWGSETGSTGKSTPLSRNKVEPERLHEEKPERSACVTPEPEPEPQAEDTADTKLVTRVAEQSHQEGKEERARESSPALNPETDTHILNTPKSKHLSSHKYSRSKVKPHATKDPEKENRHPFALYGAGERKTDMASKKTHNVGPAASTAEIHESALRAKTRREVEKQMKRFDKQRTRSADFEKSRNKIVPEFNPWMTEYMRCFSARSR; from the exons ATGGTGACGAAGCGAATTAGGTCCGAATACATGAAGAAATTTAAGGATCCGAAATGGGACACTTATGCAAAATGTTATGAGGATTTGCTGAAGTACAGACTGTCAAGACGGCTGTTGGAGCAAGCGCACAACCCCTGGTTTTGGGGAGAATGGGGGAGCGAGACAGGCTCCACTGGTAAATCTACTCCTCTGAGTCGGAATAAAGTTGAACCTGAGAGGCTCCATGAAGAGAAACCAGAACGATCTGCATGTGTGACACCTGAACCTGAACCAGAACCACAGGCAGAAGACACTGCGGACACCA AGCTCGTTACCAGAGTAGCTGAGCAGAGTCATCAAGAGGGGAAGGAAGAGAGAGCCAGAGAAAGCTCTCCTGCTCTCAACCCAGAAACTGACACGCATATCCTGAACACACCAAAGAGCAAACACCTCTCCTCACACAAGTATTCAAGATCAAAAGTCAAGCCTCATGCCACCAAAGACCCTGAAAAAGAGAACCGTCACCCTTTTGCCCTGTATGGTGCAGGAGAGAGGAAGACAGATATGGCTTCCAAGAAAACCCACAATGTTGGTCCTGCAGCATCAACTGCAGAG ATCCATGAGTCAGCGTTGCGAGCAAAAACCAGACGGGAGGTGGAAAAACAGATGAAGAGATTTGACAAACAAAGAACCAGATCTGCTGACTTCGAAAAGAGCAGAAATAAGATTGTCCCTGAATTCAACCCCTGGATGACAGAGTACATGCGCTGCTTTTCAGCTCGTTCTCGGTAG
- the ccsapb gene encoding centriole, cilia and spindle-associated protein isoform X1 produces MVTKRIRSEYMKKFKDPKWDTYAKCYEDLLKYRLSRRLLEQAHNPWFWGEWGSETGSTGKSTPLSRNKVEPERLHEEKPERSACVTPEPEPEPQAEDTADTTELVTRVAEQSHQEGKEERARESSPALNPETDTHILNTPKSKHLSSHKYSRSKVKPHATKDPEKENRHPFALYGAGERKTDMASKKTHNVGPAASTAEIHESALRAKTRREVEKQMKRFDKQRTRSADFEKSRNKIVPEFNPWMTEYMRCFSARSR; encoded by the exons ATGGTGACGAAGCGAATTAGGTCCGAATACATGAAGAAATTTAAGGATCCGAAATGGGACACTTATGCAAAATGTTATGAGGATTTGCTGAAGTACAGACTGTCAAGACGGCTGTTGGAGCAAGCGCACAACCCCTGGTTTTGGGGAGAATGGGGGAGCGAGACAGGCTCCACTGGTAAATCTACTCCTCTGAGTCGGAATAAAGTTGAACCTGAGAGGCTCCATGAAGAGAAACCAGAACGATCTGCATGTGTGACACCTGAACCTGAACCAGAACCACAGGCAGAAGACACTGCGGACACCA CAGAGCTCGTTACCAGAGTAGCTGAGCAGAGTCATCAAGAGGGGAAGGAAGAGAGAGCCAGAGAAAGCTCTCCTGCTCTCAACCCAGAAACTGACACGCATATCCTGAACACACCAAAGAGCAAACACCTCTCCTCACACAAGTATTCAAGATCAAAAGTCAAGCCTCATGCCACCAAAGACCCTGAAAAAGAGAACCGTCACCCTTTTGCCCTGTATGGTGCAGGAGAGAGGAAGACAGATATGGCTTCCAAGAAAACCCACAATGTTGGTCCTGCAGCATCAACTGCAGAG ATCCATGAGTCAGCGTTGCGAGCAAAAACCAGACGGGAGGTGGAAAAACAGATGAAGAGATTTGACAAACAAAGAACCAGATCTGCTGACTTCGAAAAGAGCAGAAATAAGATTGTCCCTGAATTCAACCCCTGGATGACAGAGTACATGCGCTGCTTTTCAGCTCGTTCTCGGTAG
- the rab4a gene encoding ras-related protein Rab-4A, producing the protein MSETYDFLFKFLVIGNAGTGKSCLLHQFIEKRFKDDSNHTIGVEFGSKIISVVNKFVKLQIWDTAGQERFRSVTRSYYRGAAGALLVYDITSRETYNALTNWLTDARMLASQNIVIILCGNKKDLDADREVTFLEASRFAQENELMFLETSALTGENVEEAFVQCARKILNKIESGELDPERMGSGIQYGDAALRQLRSPRRAQAESVQECGC; encoded by the exons ATGTCAGAGACATACG ATTTCCTGTTTAAGTTTCTTGTGATCGGAAATGCAGGAACTGGAAAATCTTGTCTGCTTCATCAGTTTATAGAAAAAAGAT TCAAAGATGACTCGAATCACACTATCGGGGTTGAATTTGGCTCGAAGATAATCAGTGTGGTCAATAAGTTTGTCAAGCTCCAGATCTGGGATACAGCAGGACAGGAGCGTTTCAG GTCTGTAACACGCAGCTACTACAGAGGGGCAGCAGGGGCTCTTCTCGTGTACGACATCACTAG TCGAGAAACATACAACGCTCTGACCAACTGGCTGACAGATGCCCGGATGCTGGCCAGCCAGAACATAGTGATCATACTGTGTGGAAATAAGAAAGATCTGGATGCTGACCGTGAAGTCACCTTTCTGGAGGCCTCACGCTTTGCTCAAGAGAATG AGCTCATGTTTTTGGAGACCAGTGCTCTAACAGGGGAGAACGTGGAGGAAGCCTTTGTCCAGTGTGCTCGGAAAATCCTAAACAAAATAGAGTCAG GCGAGCTGGACCCAGAGCGGATGGGTTCAGGAATCCAGTATGGAGATGCAGCGTTGCGGCAGCTGCGTTCTCCCAGACGGGCTCAAGCAGAGAGTGTGCAGGAGTGTGGCTGTTAA